One window of Apteryx mantelli isolate bAptMan1 chromosome 8, bAptMan1.hap1, whole genome shotgun sequence genomic DNA carries:
- the LOC106493878 gene encoding 14 kDa phosphohistidine phosphatase-like, whose product MAAVPQVEIDADGTFKYILVRLQRPGGEERRDIVRGTKAAEFHNHIFEKVNPEMEKLGYECKCLGGGKIDHNSKDKKIRVFGLSTGYGKADHSVTAEILKKVYTDYEITWSDDKK is encoded by the exons ATGGCGGCGGTGCCGCAGGTGGAGATCGACGCCGACGGCACGTTCAAGTACATCCTGGTGCGCCTGCAGCGCCCGGGCGGCGAGGAGCGGCGGGACATCGTCCGCGGCACCAAGGCCGCCGAGTTCCACA ATCACATATTCGAAAAAGTAAACCCTGAAATGGAAAAGCTGGGATACGAGTGCAAGTGCCTTGGAGGAGGAAAAATTGATCATAATAGCAAAGACAAGAAAATTAGGGTATTTGGACTTTCTACA GGCTATGGTAAAGCAGATCACTCAGTGActgcagaaatactgaaaaaagtgTATACAGATTATGAAATTACATGGTCAGATGACAAGAAATAA